A single genomic interval of Terriglobus albidus harbors:
- a CDS encoding CDP-alcohol phosphatidyltransferase family protein, with amino-acid sequence MLTRVHEDVSAKMQLSTLNVLAQFRTAPNLLTLLRLFLVPFLVIEIFDGNWSGAFILFVAAGISDGLDGMLARRLGQRTTLGQYLDPIADKLLLSTLFLVVTHEGLVQRYVTVLVFSRDLGILLVCTLLYVTNTLRDFPPSMLGKVNTAVQIVTVILILVQQVWTRLPFQTPIDLLLRAISVIAPCSAVQYAWVVARRVQERAANGVAS; translated from the coding sequence ATGCTTACCCGGGTGCACGAGGACGTTTCAGCTAAGATGCAGCTAAGCACCTTGAACGTTCTCGCACAGTTTCGTACGGCCCCCAATCTGCTCACGCTATTGCGGCTCTTTCTGGTGCCGTTTCTGGTGATCGAGATCTTTGACGGCAACTGGTCGGGCGCCTTCATCCTCTTTGTGGCCGCCGGCATCTCCGACGGTCTCGACGGCATGCTGGCGCGTAGGCTGGGGCAGCGCACCACTTTGGGCCAGTACCTCGATCCAATTGCGGATAAGCTGCTGCTCTCCACGCTGTTTCTGGTAGTGACGCATGAGGGGTTGGTGCAGCGGTATGTTACAGTGCTGGTCTTCAGCCGCGATCTCGGCATCCTGCTGGTCTGCACCCTGCTATATGTCACCAATACGCTGCGCGATTTTCCGCCGAGCATGCTGGGCAAGGTGAATACGGCTGTCCAGATCGTCACCGTGATTCTGATCCTGGTGCAGCAGGTGTGGACGAGGCTCCCGTTCCAGACTCCGATCGACCTGCTGCTGCGTGCGATCTCGGTAATCGCTCCCTGCTCCGCCGTGCAGTACGCCTGGGTGGTCGCACGGCGAGTTCAGGAGAGAGCGGCCAACGGCGTCGCCTCCTGA
- a CDS encoding sensor domain-containing diguanylate cyclase, with protein sequence MSNFHLAIDLSQAYGDFFVAATKASFLTSLGIAVTPLAAVVGVLLVVRILSRHRIEQQLLYAFFEHIPDNVYFKDRSGRFIRINRAMADYFGLAEPSDAIKKSDSDIFTSEHSQQALADEQEIIRTGQALIGKEEKETWADGRETWVLTTKVPLRNQRGQIIGTMGISHDITNRKQVEQELEEYKANLETLVAERTAELVQANEERSAALQESEQRSQETDRITELVDLLQACQTIEEAFEVVGAALPNILSSPSGALCITSPSRDLVEVVSTWGDTLATEKVFSPYHCWSLRRGKLHLVKDPHSPLGCAHVTGPAASGYLCIPLAAQGETLGTIYVELPAPAEFSSQSIAPSMETISRPASAAAERISMALANLRLRDVLRDQSIRDSLTGLFNRRYMEATLERELRRAARDNQSLAFLMIDIDHFKMFNDAFGHHAGDVLLRAVGEFLGQGIRGQDVACRFGGEEFVLILTDTSLEIAYLRAEVLREELARLAVQHNGQTLGKITMSVGIAAFPEHGTSSEELIRKSDTALYKAKEDGRDRTETA encoded by the coding sequence ATGAGCAACTTCCATCTAGCGATAGACCTCTCTCAGGCTTATGGGGATTTTTTCGTTGCAGCCACAAAAGCCTCCTTCCTGACGAGTTTAGGCATTGCTGTTACTCCTCTCGCCGCCGTAGTTGGAGTGCTCCTGGTGGTGCGAATTCTAAGTCGGCATCGAATTGAGCAGCAATTGCTATATGCGTTCTTCGAGCATATTCCCGATAATGTGTACTTCAAAGATCGCAGCGGCAGGTTTATTCGCATCAATCGAGCGATGGCAGATTACTTTGGATTAGCTGAACCATCTGACGCAATCAAAAAGTCCGATTCCGATATCTTCACTTCTGAGCATTCCCAGCAGGCACTCGCCGATGAACAGGAAATTATTCGCACCGGCCAAGCCCTCATTGGGAAGGAGGAAAAGGAGACATGGGCGGATGGCCGTGAGACGTGGGTCCTTACAACGAAGGTGCCGCTTCGAAATCAGCGCGGTCAAATCATCGGCACAATGGGGATCTCTCACGACATCACCAATCGCAAACAAGTCGAACAAGAACTAGAGGAATACAAGGCAAATCTCGAAACATTAGTTGCGGAGCGAACTGCCGAACTGGTCCAGGCAAATGAAGAACGATCTGCCGCACTTCAGGAATCGGAACAACGTTCGCAGGAGACCGACAGGATAACCGAGCTGGTTGATCTGCTCCAGGCCTGTCAGACCATAGAGGAAGCCTTCGAGGTTGTTGGTGCCGCGCTGCCCAATATTCTCTCGTCCCCCTCTGGCGCACTTTGCATCACCAGCCCATCACGCGATCTCGTCGAGGTGGTAAGTACCTGGGGGGATACGCTTGCCACGGAGAAGGTATTTTCTCCGTACCATTGCTGGTCTCTGCGAAGGGGCAAGCTTCACCTCGTGAAAGATCCGCACTCACCACTCGGGTGTGCACACGTCACCGGGCCTGCAGCAAGCGGATATCTCTGTATCCCTCTTGCGGCACAAGGGGAGACTCTGGGCACGATTTATGTGGAGTTGCCTGCTCCGGCCGAGTTTTCTTCCCAATCGATTGCCCCCTCGATGGAGACGATCAGCCGTCCGGCAAGCGCGGCGGCCGAGCGGATTTCGATGGCGCTGGCAAATTTGCGGTTGCGCGATGTTCTGCGCGATCAATCCATTCGGGATTCTCTGACCGGACTCTTCAACCGCCGCTATATGGAAGCGACTCTGGAGCGGGAGTTGCGTCGTGCAGCCCGCGACAATCAATCATTGGCATTCCTCATGATCGATATCGATCACTTCAAAATGTTCAACGATGCCTTCGGGCATCATGCAGGGGACGTACTGCTGCGCGCGGTGGGGGAATTTCTAGGTCAAGGTATACGAGGACAAGACGTGGCCTGCCGTTTTGGGGGAGAGGAATTCGTTCTCATCCTGACGGATACTTCTCTCGAAATTGCATACCTGCGTGCTGAAGTTCTGCGGGAAGAGCTTGCACGCCTGGCGGTCCAGCATAATGGCCAGACATTGGGCAAAATAACCATGTCAGTTGGCATCGCCGCCTTTCCTGAGCACGGGACGAGTTCTGAGGAACTTATTCGTAAGTCCGACACGGCTCTTTATAAAGCCAAGGAGGATGGTCGCGACAGAACAGAGACAGCGTGA